A genomic stretch from Microtus pennsylvanicus isolate mMicPen1 chromosome 11, mMicPen1.hap1, whole genome shotgun sequence includes:
- the Med1 gene encoding mediator of RNA polymerase II transcription subunit 1 isoform X2: MKAQGETEESEKLSKMSSLLERLHAKFNQNRPWSETIKLVRQVMEKRVIMSSGGHQHLVSCLETLQKALKVTSLPAMTDRLESIARQNGLGSHLSASGTECYITSDMFYVEVQLDPAGQLCDVKVAHHGENPVSCPELVQQLREKNFDEFSKHLKGLVNLYNLPGDNKLKTKMYLALQSLEQDLSKMAIMYWKATNATPLDKILHGSVGYLTPRSGGHLMNMKYYASPSDLLDDKTASPIILHEKNVPRSLGMNASVTIEGTSTMYKLPIAPLIMGSHPVDNKWTPSFSSVTSANSVDLPACFFLKFPQPIPVSKAFVQKLQNCTGIPLFETPPTYMPLYELITQFELSKDPDPVPLNHNMRFYAALPGQQHCYFLNKDAPLPDGQSLQGTLVSKITFQHPGRVPLILNMIRHQVAYNTLIGSCVKRTVLKEDSPGLLQFEVCPLSESRFSVSFQHPVNDSLVCVVMDVQDSTHVSCKLYKGLSDALICTDDFIAKVVQRCMSIPVTMRAIRRKAETIQADTPALSLIAETVEDMVKKNLPPASSPGERGVYHWLESDPSSSHAATCLFDGRQHQEPPDAHEPS, translated from the exons GAGAAGAGGGTCATCATGAGTTCTGGAGGGCATCAGCATTTGGTCAGCTGTTTGGAGACATTGCAAAAGGCTCTCAAAG TAACATCTTTGCCAGCGATGACTGATCGTTTGGAATCAATAGCCAGACAGAATGG ACTGGGCTCTCATCTCAGTGCCAGTGGCACTGAATGTTACATCACGTCAGATATGTTCTATGTGGAAGTGCAGTTAGATCCTGCAGGACAGCTCTGTGATGTCAAAGTGGCTCACCATGGGGAGAATCCTGTG AGCTGTCCAGAGCTTGTACAGCAGTTAAG GGAAAAGAATTTTGATGAGTTTTCTAAGCACCTTAAGGGTCTTGTTAATCTGTATAACCTTCCAGGAGACAA CAAACTGAAGACTAAAATGTATTTGGCTCTCCAATCCTTAGAACAAGACCTTTCTAAAATGGCAATTATGTACTG GAAGGCAACTAATGCTACTCCATTGGATAAGATCCTTCATGGAAGTGTTGGCTATCTCACTCCACGGAGTGGGG GTCATTTAATGAACATGAAATACTATGCCTCTCCTTCTGACCTGCTGGATGATAAGACTGCATCTCCTATCATTTTGCATGAAAAGAATg TTCCTCGATCTTTGGGCATGAATGCATCAGTGACAATTGAAGGAACCTCTACTATGTACAAACTCCCAATTGCCCCATTAATTATGGGGTCACATCCAGTTGACAACAAATG gaccccttctttctcctcagtCACTAGTGCCAACAGtgttgatcttcctgcctgtttcTTCTTGAAATTTCCTCAGCCAATCCCAGTATCTAAAGCATTTGTTCAGAAACTGCAGAACTGCACGG gaattccaTTATTTGAGACTCCGCCGACTTACATGCCCCTCTATGAGCTCATCACTCAATTTGAGCTGTCAAAGGATCCAGACCCCGTACCCTTGAATCACAACATGCGGTTTTATGCT GCTCTCCCAGGTCAGCAGCACTGCTATTTCCTCAATAAGGATGCTCCTCTTCCAGATGGCCAAAGCTTGCAGGGAACCCTGGTTAGCAAAATCACCTTTCAGCACCCTGGCAGAGTTCCTCTTATCCTGAATATGATCAGACACCAAGTGGCCTATAACACCCTAATTGGAAGCTGTGTCAAAAGAACTGTTTTAAAAGAAG actctCCTGGGCTCCTCCAGTTTGAAGTATGTCCCCTCTCAGAGTCTCGATTCAGTGTATCTTTTCAGCACCCTGTGAATGACTCCCTTGTGTGTG TGGTAATGGATGTGCAGGACTCAACACATGTGAGCTGTAAACTCTACAAGGGGCTGTCAGATGCACTCATCTGCACAGATGACTTCATTGCCAAAGTTGTTCAAAG ATGTATGTCCATCCCTGTGACGATGAGGGCTATTCGGAGGAAGGCTGAAACCATACAGGCTGACACCCCAGCACTGTCTCTCATTGCAGAGACAGTTGAAGACATGGTGAAAAAGAACCTGCCCCCGGCTAGCAGCCCAGG GGAACGGGGGGTCTACCATTGGCTCGAGTCCGACCCCTCCTCATCACACGCCGCCACCTGTCTCTTCGATGGCCGGCAACACCAAGAACCACCCGATGCTCATGAACCTTCTTAA
- the Med1 gene encoding mediator of RNA polymerase II transcription subunit 1 isoform X3 — protein MKAQGETEESEKLSKMSSLLERLHAKFNQNRPWSETIKLVRQVMEKRVIMSSGGHQHLVSCLETLQKALKVTSLPAMTDRLESIARQNGLGSHLSASGTECYITSDMFYVEVQLDPAGQLCDVKVAHHGENPVSCPELVQQLREKNFDEFSKHLKGLVNLYNLPGDNKLKTKMYLALQSLEQDLSKMAIMYWKATNATPLDKILHGSVGYLTPRSGGHLMNMKYYASPSDLLDDKTASPIILHEKNVPRSLGMNASVTIEGTSTMYKLPIAPLIMGSHPVDNKWTPSFSSVTSANSVDLPACFFLKFPQPIPVSKAFVQKLQNCTGIPLFETPPTYMPLYELITQFELSKDPDPVPLNHNMRFYAALPGQQHCYFLNKDAPLPDGQSLQGTLVSKITFQHPGRVPLILNMIRHQVAYNTLIGSCVKRTVLKEDSPGLLQFEVCPLSESRFSVSFQHPVNDSLVCVVMDVQDSTHVSCKLYKGLSDALICTDDFIAKVVQRCMSIPVTMRAIRRKAETIQADTPALSLIAETVEDMVKKNLPPASSPGSKNPELGSG, from the exons GAGAAGAGGGTCATCATGAGTTCTGGAGGGCATCAGCATTTGGTCAGCTGTTTGGAGACATTGCAAAAGGCTCTCAAAG TAACATCTTTGCCAGCGATGACTGATCGTTTGGAATCAATAGCCAGACAGAATGG ACTGGGCTCTCATCTCAGTGCCAGTGGCACTGAATGTTACATCACGTCAGATATGTTCTATGTGGAAGTGCAGTTAGATCCTGCAGGACAGCTCTGTGATGTCAAAGTGGCTCACCATGGGGAGAATCCTGTG AGCTGTCCAGAGCTTGTACAGCAGTTAAG GGAAAAGAATTTTGATGAGTTTTCTAAGCACCTTAAGGGTCTTGTTAATCTGTATAACCTTCCAGGAGACAA CAAACTGAAGACTAAAATGTATTTGGCTCTCCAATCCTTAGAACAAGACCTTTCTAAAATGGCAATTATGTACTG GAAGGCAACTAATGCTACTCCATTGGATAAGATCCTTCATGGAAGTGTTGGCTATCTCACTCCACGGAGTGGGG GTCATTTAATGAACATGAAATACTATGCCTCTCCTTCTGACCTGCTGGATGATAAGACTGCATCTCCTATCATTTTGCATGAAAAGAATg TTCCTCGATCTTTGGGCATGAATGCATCAGTGACAATTGAAGGAACCTCTACTATGTACAAACTCCCAATTGCCCCATTAATTATGGGGTCACATCCAGTTGACAACAAATG gaccccttctttctcctcagtCACTAGTGCCAACAGtgttgatcttcctgcctgtttcTTCTTGAAATTTCCTCAGCCAATCCCAGTATCTAAAGCATTTGTTCAGAAACTGCAGAACTGCACGG gaattccaTTATTTGAGACTCCGCCGACTTACATGCCCCTCTATGAGCTCATCACTCAATTTGAGCTGTCAAAGGATCCAGACCCCGTACCCTTGAATCACAACATGCGGTTTTATGCT GCTCTCCCAGGTCAGCAGCACTGCTATTTCCTCAATAAGGATGCTCCTCTTCCAGATGGCCAAAGCTTGCAGGGAACCCTGGTTAGCAAAATCACCTTTCAGCACCCTGGCAGAGTTCCTCTTATCCTGAATATGATCAGACACCAAGTGGCCTATAACACCCTAATTGGAAGCTGTGTCAAAAGAACTGTTTTAAAAGAAG actctCCTGGGCTCCTCCAGTTTGAAGTATGTCCCCTCTCAGAGTCTCGATTCAGTGTATCTTTTCAGCACCCTGTGAATGACTCCCTTGTGTGTG TGGTAATGGATGTGCAGGACTCAACACATGTGAGCTGTAAACTCTACAAGGGGCTGTCAGATGCACTCATCTGCACAGATGACTTCATTGCCAAAGTTGTTCAAAG ATGTATGTCCATCCCTGTGACGATGAGGGCTATTCGGAGGAAGGCTGAAACCATACAGGCTGACACCCCAGCACTGTCTCTCATTGCAGAGACAGTTGAAGACATGGTGAAAAAGAACCTGCCCCCGGCTAGCAGCCCAGG